A genomic window from Oryctolagus cuniculus chromosome 12, mOryCun1.1, whole genome shotgun sequence includes:
- the ZNF770 gene encoding zinc finger protein 770: MMAENNFKMLKIQQCVVTNKIPRNRPYICNICFKHFETPSKLARHYLIHTGQKPFECEVCHKTFRQLVHLERHQLTHNLPFKCNICQRHFKNLKTFVKHQQLHNETYQSDVKQVRRLLEAKQEKPGYGVYNTFTTEERWALHPCSKSNPTYSTTKRRKNIHACTVCGKMFPSQSKLDRHALIHTGQRPFKCVLCSKSFRQSTHLKIHQLTHSEERPFQCCFCPKGFKIQSKLLKHKQIHMRNKTFQTLSLKMKNSESCALPNKLNAKQDGFENGDMGESEENNPLDVHSIYIVPFQCPECEECFESEQILNGHKCFSARGGKIPGRLKRSYNYKTIVKKILAKLKRAGGKNLENFQSEKKIFKSSFLKNYDFLSCEQNSEQNQKTLMGSLGKHGTYKTVGNKKKKTLTLPFSWQKQFQSQNMGKNLKSFLTTENILPMDNSMNNKDLAICGSPGEEFFNNHEVLQCDFSIPGENIHTGHKMCPCDKCEKVFPSVSKLQRHYLIHTGQRPFGCNVCGKSFRQSAHLKRHKLTHIEKSPYRRSLCQVEFGNLNKLFLHPGDNVKCNTPQQCQALGFQKYEVSESDEIAVKAESEDFILDPQCRNKQLHLSNALLELEQTHHSERPERNDGLLYQCSVCSKSFRSPSKLERHYLIHAGQKPFECSVCGKTFRQAPHWKRHQLTHFKERSQEKVVVI, translated from the coding sequence ATGATGgctgaaaacaattttaaaatgctaaagaTTCAACAGTGTGTGGTAACTAACAAAATACCTAGAAACAGGCCATATATTTGCAATATTTGCTTCAAACACTTTGAAACACCATCAAAATTAGCTAGACATTATCTGATTCATACTGGTCAAAAGCCATTTGAATGTGAGGTGTGTCATAAAACCTTCAGACAACTAGTTCACCTGGAGAGGCATCAGCTAACTCataatctgccttttaaatgcaaTATTTGCCAGCGCCACTTTAAAAACCTGAAGACTTTTGTGAAACACCAACAACTTCACAATGAAACCTATCAGAGTGATGTTAAGCAGGTTAGAAGATTGCTGGAGGCCAAGCAAGAAAAGCCAGGGTATGGAGTGTATAATACTTTCACCACAGAGGAGAGATGGGCATTACATCCATGCTCTAAGTCTAATCCCACATACAGCACCAcgaagagaagaaagaatattcacgCATGTACAGTCTGTGGCAAGATGTTTCCATCACAATCAAAACTTGATAGGCATGCACTTATTCATACTGGTCAGAGGCCTTTTAAATGTGTCCTGTGCAGTAAATCTTTCCGGCAGTCAACTCATTTAAAAATCCACCAACTCACACAttcagaagaaagaccttttcaGTGTTGTTTTTGTCCAAAAGGATTTAAGATTCAAAGCAAACTTCTGAAGCATAAACAAATCCATATGAGGAATAAGACTTTTCAGACTCTTTCATTAAAGATGAAGAATTCAGAATCATGCGCCCTGCCTaataaattaaatgcaaaacAGGATGGTTTTGAAAATGGTGATATGGGTGAATCTGAAGAGAATAATCCACTTGATGTCCACTCTATTTATATCGTTCCTTTTCAGTGTCCAGAGTGTGAAGAGTGTTTTGAATCAGAGCAGATTCTCAATGGACATAAGTGTTTCTCTGCCAGAGGTGGCAAAATTCCAGGCAGGCTCAAAAGAAGCTACAACTATAAAACCATTGTTAAAAAAATCTTGGCCAAGCTTAAACGTGCTGGGggtaaaaatttagaaaacttccagtcagagaaaaaaatatttaaaagcagtttcttaaaaaactatgattttctttcttgCGAACAGAACTCTGAGCAAAACCAGAAAACATTAATGGGATCTCTTGGCAAACATGGGACATATAAGACAGTTggcaataaaaagaagaaaacattaactTTACCATTCTCTTGGCAAAAGCAATTCCAGAGCCAAAATATGGGGAAAAATTTGAAAAGTTTTCTTACAACAGAAAACATATTACCTATGGATAATTCAATGAATAATAAAGACTTAGCAATCTGTGGTTCACCAGGTGAAGAATTCTTTAATAACCATGAAGTGCTTCAGTGTGATTTTTCAATTCCAGGTGAAAACATACACACTGGACATAAAATGTGTCCTTGTGACAAATGTGAGAAAGTATTTCCTTCCGTATCCAAACTACAAAGACACTATTTAATTCATACTGGACAGAGACCTTTTGGCTGTAATGTTTGTGGGAAATCTTTTAGACAGTCAGCCCACTTAAAAAGACATAAACTAACTCATATTGAAAAGAGTCcttatagaagatctctttgccaAGTAGAATTTGGAAATTTGAATAAACTTTTCCTTCATCCAGGTGATAATGTTAAGTGTAATACTCCCCAACAGTGTCAGGCTCTTGGTTTTCAAAAATACGAGGTTTCAGAGTCAGATGAAATAGCAGTTAAGGCAGAATCAGAGGATTTCATTCTAGATCCCCAGTGCAGGAACAAGCAGCTCCATCTCTCTAATGCACTTTTGGAATTAGAGCAGACCCATCATTCAGAGCGTCCCGAGAGAAATGATGGCCTCCTTTACCAATGCAGTGTTTGTTCTAAAAGTTTCCGATCTCCATCTAAACTGGAAAGACACTATCTAATTCATGCAGGGCAGAAACCATTTGAATGCTCAGTTTGTGGCAAAACCTTCAGACAGGCTCCTCACTGGAAGAGACATCAACTTACTCACTTTAAAGAACGATCACAAGAAAAAGTAGTAGTTATATAA